The proteins below are encoded in one region of Pseudomonas putida NBRC 14164:
- a CDS encoding sensor histidine kinase, whose translation MAESSSNSVEQADLIARLQAENQALRAELEDTNQGVLALYAELDTQAEQLRQASDLKSRFLSYMSHEFRTPLGSILSITSLLADEVDGPLSKEQQLQVAFISTATRELGDMVDDLLDLAKIEAGRITISPAWFDMLDLFAALRGMFRPIVDTGAVDLIFEEPQGLPKMYTDDKKLAQILRNFISNALKFTTRGEVRVSAQLLGSDQVRFAVSDTGIGIAPELLGGLFEDFAQIDSPLQKRLRGTGLGLSLCKRFAALLGGEVGVESTPGSGSSFFVILPMALAQESADER comes from the coding sequence ATGGCTGAATCATCCAGCAATAGCGTCGAGCAGGCCGACCTCATCGCCCGCCTGCAGGCGGAAAACCAGGCCTTGCGCGCCGAACTGGAGGACACCAACCAGGGGGTGCTGGCGCTGTATGCCGAGCTGGACACCCAGGCTGAGCAACTGCGCCAGGCTTCGGACCTGAAAAGCCGCTTCCTTTCCTACATGAGCCACGAGTTCCGCACGCCGCTGGGTTCGATCCTGAGCATCACCAGCCTGCTCGCCGACGAGGTGGACGGGCCGTTGAGCAAGGAGCAGCAGTTGCAGGTGGCGTTTATCAGCACGGCAACGCGAGAGCTGGGCGACATGGTCGACGACCTGCTCGACCTTGCCAAGATCGAAGCGGGCCGCATTACCATATCGCCTGCCTGGTTCGATATGCTCGACCTGTTCGCGGCTTTGCGCGGCATGTTCCGCCCGATCGTCGACACCGGCGCGGTGGACCTGATCTTCGAAGAGCCGCAAGGCCTGCCGAAGATGTATACAGATGACAAGAAGCTGGCGCAGATCCTGCGCAACTTCATTTCCAACGCCCTGAAATTCACCACCCGTGGCGAGGTGCGTGTTTCGGCGCAGCTGTTGGGTAGCGACCAGGTGCGTTTTGCCGTGAGCGACACGGGTATCGGGATTGCCCCCGAGCTGCTCGGTGGTTTGTTCGAAGATTTCGCCCAGATTGACTCGCCGCTACAGAAACGCTTGCGTGGCACGGGGCTAGGGCTGTCGCTGTGCAAGCGTTTTGCGGCGCTGCTGGGCGGCGAGGTGGGGGTTGAAAGTACGCCCGGCAGCGGATCATCGTTCTTTGTCATCCTGCCTATGGCGCTGGCCCAGGAGAGCGCTGATGAACGCTGA
- a CDS encoding ATP-binding protein, producing the protein MGLNLAASLTQVLRLDDPSQVGHARRVAQRLAEQLGFNAADAGRAAIVATELASNVLKHAEHGELHLRVLAHDAHPGMELVAVDRAQGFDLANCLADGYSTGGTQGIGLGAVSRLAQVFDVHADAKGAVVLARLYRQGHTGRDIRIGVTQHSLHDDPACGDSWHVTLAEQRISAVLIDGLGHGEEAERAANAGIQAFTLAPFSAPEHLLGEMHHAMAGTRGGAVAIARYEGAADHLSFIGIGNIGATLVGTERPRGLASHPGIVGGQYRKGQVFDYAHVKGNLLIMFSDGLQSRWSLQTYPGLVHRHPAVIAAVLHRDFCRGRDDVTVLVIDLETVHG; encoded by the coding sequence ATGGGCCTGAACCTGGCAGCGAGTTTGACCCAGGTGCTGCGCCTTGATGACCCCAGCCAGGTCGGCCATGCCCGGCGTGTTGCACAGAGGCTGGCCGAGCAGCTTGGTTTCAATGCTGCCGACGCCGGCCGGGCGGCCATTGTCGCCACCGAGCTTGCCAGCAATGTGCTCAAACACGCCGAGCATGGTGAATTGCATCTTCGCGTTCTTGCGCATGACGCCCACCCGGGTATGGAACTGGTGGCGGTGGACCGTGCACAAGGGTTCGACCTGGCCAACTGCCTGGCCGATGGCTACTCCACCGGCGGCACCCAAGGCATCGGGCTGGGGGCGGTCAGCCGCCTGGCGCAGGTATTCGATGTGCATGCGGACGCGAAGGGCGCTGTGGTACTGGCGCGCCTCTACCGGCAGGGCCATACGGGCAGGGACATACGCATCGGCGTGACCCAGCATTCGCTGCACGATGACCCGGCCTGCGGTGATAGCTGGCATGTGACGCTGGCCGAACAACGTATCAGCGCCGTACTGATCGATGGGCTTGGCCATGGCGAGGAGGCCGAGCGTGCGGCCAACGCGGGTATCCAGGCCTTTACCCTGGCGCCCTTCAGCGCGCCGGAGCACTTGCTTGGCGAGATGCATCATGCAATGGCCGGCACCCGCGGCGGTGCGGTTGCCATCGCCCGGTACGAAGGTGCTGCTGACCACCTGTCGTTCATCGGCATCGGCAATATCGGCGCAACCCTGGTCGGCACCGAACGGCCGCGCGGCCTGGCCTCGCACCCGGGCATCGTCGGCGGGCAATACCGCAAGGGCCAGGTGTTCGACTACGCTCACGTGAAAGGAAATCTGTTGATCATGTTCAGTGACGGCCTGCAGTCGCGTTGGAGCCTGCAAACCTACCCCGGCCTTGTGCACCGCCACCCGGCGGTCATCGCTGCCGTGTTGCATCGCGATTTCTGCCGTGGGCGGGACGACGTGACGGTGTTGGTCATCGACCTGGAGACCGTGCATGGCTGA
- a CDS encoding anti-sigma regulatory factor, whose product MSIRQSGSQPVRLEQDVVLARQLTRKIASDCGMRLVDLTKLVTAVSELARNTVVYGGGGDMDWEVIEEAGRVGLRLVFRDEGPGIADVKLALTDGWTSGGGLGLGLTGARRLVDEFELDTTPGQGTRVTITRWA is encoded by the coding sequence ATGAGCATCCGCCAAAGCGGCAGCCAGCCGGTTCGCCTGGAGCAGGACGTGGTACTGGCCCGTCAGCTGACCCGCAAGATTGCCAGCGACTGCGGCATGCGGTTGGTCGACCTCACCAAACTGGTCACGGCTGTCAGTGAGCTGGCACGTAACACCGTGGTATACGGTGGCGGCGGTGATATGGACTGGGAAGTCATCGAGGAAGCCGGGCGGGTTGGCCTGCGCCTGGTGTTTCGTGACGAGGGGCCGGGTATCGCCGACGTCAAACTGGCCCTCACCGATGGCTGGACGTCCGGCGGCGGGCTGGGCCTGGGGTTGACCGGCGCGCGCCGACTGGTAGACGAATTCGAACTGGACACCACCCCCGGGCAAGGTACCCGGGTAACGATCACACGATGGGCCTGA
- a CDS encoding STAS domain-containing protein, giving the protein MERIPILQMGEFLLVTIQVDMHDQLALRLQDDLTDRIDQTSARGVLIDISALDMVDSFIGRMIASISGLSRIMDAETVLVGMQPAVAITLVELGLTLPGVSTALNVDRGMHLLRQRVGHS; this is encoded by the coding sequence ATGGAGCGTATTCCCATTCTGCAAATGGGTGAATTCCTGCTGGTAACCATTCAGGTCGACATGCACGACCAACTGGCGCTGCGCCTGCAGGACGATCTTACCGACCGAATCGACCAGACGTCTGCCCGCGGCGTGCTGATCGATATTTCCGCGCTGGATATGGTCGACTCGTTCATTGGCCGCATGATCGCCAGTATTTCCGGCCTTTCACGAATAATGGATGCCGAGACGGTGCTGGTCGGCATGCAACCTGCGGTGGCCATCACCTTGGTGGAACTTGGCCTGACCTTGCCTGGGGTAAGCACGGCACTGAATGTCGACCGCGGCATGCATCTGTTGCGCCAGCGAGTAGGCCACTCATGA
- a CDS encoding STAS domain-containing protein: MAALQNSSLEAIVGNQPQLLAQWLSALEANGATRNIREHDLRQETRDFLQLVIDALRKEAGTQIGVEEWEETRHFLEKLSASRAQVGQESHQTANFIFALKGPLFTLLQAHYREQPALLAEQLWEISQLLDAFGLHTIRTYQKNREAVIKRQQEELLELSTPVVKLWEGVLALPLIGTLDSQRSQTVMESLLQRIVDTGSEIAIIDITGVPTVDTLVAQHLLKTVTAIRLMGADCIISGVRPQIAQTIVHLGLDLGTLTTKSNLADALKLALSRLGTSTGEKV, encoded by the coding sequence ATGGCAGCACTGCAGAACAGCTCGTTGGAAGCAATCGTCGGTAATCAGCCGCAGTTGTTGGCGCAATGGCTCAGCGCACTGGAAGCCAACGGGGCGACCCGCAATATCCGTGAGCATGACTTGCGCCAGGAAACCCGAGACTTCCTGCAGCTGGTGATCGACGCGCTGCGCAAGGAGGCAGGTACGCAGATTGGCGTAGAAGAATGGGAAGAAACGCGCCATTTCCTCGAAAAACTCTCTGCCAGCCGTGCGCAGGTTGGGCAGGAATCGCACCAGACAGCCAATTTCATCTTCGCCCTCAAAGGCCCGCTATTTACACTGCTGCAGGCCCATTACCGCGAACAGCCCGCGTTGTTGGCCGAACAGCTGTGGGAAATCTCCCAACTGCTCGACGCATTCGGCCTGCACACCATCCGTACTTATCAGAAAAACCGCGAAGCCGTCATCAAGCGCCAGCAGGAAGAACTGCTTGAGCTGTCCACCCCGGTCGTCAAACTCTGGGAGGGCGTACTGGCCCTGCCGTTGATCGGCACACTCGACTCGCAACGCAGCCAGACAGTGATGGAATCGCTGCTGCAGCGCATCGTCGATACCGGCTCCGAAATTGCCATCATCGATATAACCGGTGTGCCGACTGTAGATACCCTGGTCGCCCAGCACCTGCTCAAGACCGTGACGGCCATCCGCCTGATGGGCGCCGATTGCATCATCAGCGGTGTTCGCCCGCAGATTGCCCAGACCATCGTGCACTTGGGCCTTGACCTGGGCACGCTGACCACCAAGTCCAACCTTGCGGACGCCTTGAAGCTGGCGCTGTCGCGTCTGGGTACCAGCACTGGCGAGAAGGTGTGA
- a CDS encoding low affinity iron permease family protein → MKFAQFCQWLAKHAGKPSTFLIAVVLIAMWAASGPWFHYNDTWQLIVNTSTTIITFLMVFLIQNTQNRDNDMIHVKLDELIRATKSAEQSVLDLEALDSRQIHQLRKAYEAMGSRCEPAAQPVVEEDEGSAARDNLQR, encoded by the coding sequence ATGAAATTCGCGCAATTCTGCCAATGGCTCGCCAAGCACGCCGGTAAACCGAGCACCTTCCTCATCGCTGTAGTGCTGATTGCCATGTGGGCTGCATCCGGCCCTTGGTTTCACTACAACGACACCTGGCAGCTCATCGTCAATACGTCGACGACCATTATCACTTTCCTGATGGTTTTTCTTATTCAGAACACCCAGAACCGGGACAACGACATGATCCACGTGAAGCTCGACGAACTCATCCGCGCTACAAAATCTGCGGAGCAGTCGGTGCTGGATCTCGAAGCGCTCGACAGCCGCCAGATTCATCAGCTTCGCAAGGCGTATGAGGCGATGGGCAGCCGCTGTGAACCGGCCGCACAACCGGTTGTTGAAGAGGATGAGGGCTCTGCCGCCCGGGATAACCTGCAGCGCTAG
- a CDS encoding endonuclease/exonuclease/phosphatase family protein: MNGTLPTPNCIIDKVTAVHRLTVLTLNVHKGFTPLNRRFILPELREAVRATGADLVFLQEVHGSHQHHAERHSAWPQTPQYEFLADSMWPQFAYGLNAAYPHGDHGNALLSKFPIRTYDNLDVSVHGDEERGLLHCQLEVPGHEQLHAICVHLGLRENHRQRQVSLLMALLESLPPEEPVIVAGDFNDWRLKADARLSGHLIEAFGKPARSFPARLPLLRLDRIYLRNAQTCKARVLSSYPWSHLSDHAPLVAEVTL; encoded by the coding sequence ATGAACGGGACTCTGCCCACCCCCAACTGCATTATCGACAAGGTCACCGCCGTGCACCGCCTGACGGTGCTCACACTCAACGTTCACAAGGGATTCACGCCGCTCAACCGCCGCTTCATCCTGCCAGAGCTGCGCGAGGCGGTGCGTGCCACCGGCGCCGATCTGGTGTTCCTGCAAGAGGTGCATGGCAGCCACCAACACCATGCCGAGCGCCACTCCGCCTGGCCGCAAACCCCGCAATACGAATTTCTCGCCGACAGCATGTGGCCACAGTTCGCCTACGGGCTCAACGCGGCCTACCCCCATGGCGACCATGGCAATGCGCTGCTGTCCAAATTCCCGATCCGCACCTACGACAACCTGGACGTCTCGGTCCATGGCGACGAGGAGCGCGGCCTGCTGCACTGTCAGCTCGAAGTGCCGGGCCATGAACAGCTCCATGCCATTTGCGTACACCTGGGCCTGCGCGAAAACCATCGCCAGCGTCAGGTCAGCCTGCTCATGGCATTGCTCGAGAGCCTGCCGCCAGAGGAGCCGGTCATCGTCGCCGGCGACTTCAACGACTGGCGCCTGAAAGCCGATGCGCGGCTTTCGGGGCACTTGATCGAAGCATTCGGCAAACCGGCGCGCAGCTTTCCGGCCCGCCTGCCCCTGCTGCGCCTGGACCGTATTTACCTGCGCAATGCGCAAACCTGCAAGGCGCGGGTGTTGTCCAGCTACCCCTGGTCGCACCTCTCCGACCATGCCCCACTGGTAGCCGAGGTGACGCTATGA
- the clsB gene encoding cardiolipin synthase ClsB encodes MKQTWSDGNHVELLINGEQYYPRVFEAMAEAREEILLETFIIFDDKVGQALRQSLIEAAQRGVRVEVAVDGYGTADLPDDFISSMTAAGVRFHAFDPQPRLAGMRTNLFRRLHRKIVVIDGQRAFIGGINYSADHLGDFGPQAKQDYAVEVVGPVVAQVHASCCRMLAPVLESVAPVEPTNAAAGPSSAVLVERDNGRHRNDIEVCYLQAIRQAQRRIVVANAYFFPGYRLLRELRNAARRGVEVTLILQGQPDMRWVRALSRLLYNYLLRDDVRIHEYCKRPLHGKVALVDDDWSTVGSSNLDPLSLSFNLEANLVIRDRAFNHGLYTHLSELSQEHCKAVTLERAVRGYWWRAPLIFLGFHLTRYFPRIAGWFPAHRQHLQSLQADSEIPADYHEGQT; translated from the coding sequence ATGAAGCAGACCTGGAGCGACGGCAACCACGTCGAACTGCTGATCAATGGCGAGCAGTACTATCCCCGCGTGTTCGAGGCCATGGCCGAGGCTCGCGAAGAAATCCTCCTGGAAACCTTCATCATCTTCGACGACAAGGTCGGCCAGGCCTTGCGCCAGTCACTGATCGAAGCCGCCCAGCGTGGCGTGCGGGTCGAGGTGGCGGTTGACGGCTACGGCACTGCAGACCTTCCCGACGATTTCATTTCATCCATGACCGCAGCCGGCGTGCGCTTTCACGCGTTCGATCCGCAGCCACGGCTGGCGGGCATGCGCACCAACCTGTTCCGACGCCTGCACCGCAAGATCGTGGTGATCGACGGGCAGCGCGCGTTCATCGGCGGTATCAACTACAGCGCCGACCACCTTGGCGACTTCGGGCCCCAGGCCAAGCAGGACTATGCGGTGGAAGTCGTCGGCCCGGTGGTGGCCCAGGTGCACGCCTCCTGCTGCAGAATGCTTGCGCCGGTTCTGGAAAGCGTGGCCCCAGTGGAGCCGACCAACGCCGCTGCCGGCCCGTCCAGCGCCGTGCTGGTGGAGCGCGACAATGGTCGCCATCGCAACGATATCGAGGTCTGTTACCTGCAAGCCATCCGCCAGGCCCAGCGGCGCATCGTGGTTGCCAACGCCTACTTCTTTCCCGGCTATCGCCTGCTGCGCGAACTGCGCAACGCTGCCCGGCGCGGGGTCGAGGTGACCTTGATCCTTCAGGGGCAACCGGACATGCGCTGGGTCCGCGCGCTCTCGCGCCTGCTCTACAACTACCTGCTGCGTGACGACGTGCGCATCCACGAGTACTGCAAGCGCCCGCTGCACGGCAAGGTGGCGCTTGTGGACGACGACTGGTCCACCGTGGGCTCAAGCAACCTCGACCCGCTGAGCCTGTCGTTCAACCTCGAGGCCAACCTGGTAATCCGTGACCGCGCTTTCAACCATGGTCTTTACACCCACTTGAGCGAGCTGAGCCAGGAGCATTGCAAGGCCGTAACCCTGGAACGTGCGGTGCGTGGCTACTGGTGGCGTGCACCCTTGATCTTCCTGGGTTTCCACCTAACCCGTTATTTTCCGCGCATCGCCGGCTGGTTCCCTGCACACAGGCAACACCTGCAGTCGCTGCAGGCAGACAGCGAAATCCCGGCCGACTACCACGAGGGCCAAACCTGA
- a CDS encoding lysylphosphatidylglycerol synthase domain-containing protein, whose protein sequence is MANPHWKTWGKRLLTVLFLILIPVLLFTLARNLDWNEVRQSLLAYRPSTLALGLLLALCSYLVFASYDLLARAYTGHRLPARQVLPVAFVCYAFNLSFTTWVGGVALRYRLYGRLGLDTATITRILTLGLLTNWMGYLLLAGTVFALGLVKLPESWAVGSGGLRLIGMLMVAVAVAYLLACAFAKRRTWSLRGHDVTLPSLRLALCQVTLGASNWALMAALIHLLLPPELMYPSVLGVLLISCVAGVVAHIPAGLGVLETVFLALLHGQIGQGTLVAALLGYRTLYYLIPLLLAVVTYLILEKRAKALRQQAGLAAEKR, encoded by the coding sequence ATGGCCAATCCACATTGGAAGACCTGGGGCAAACGCCTTCTGACCGTGCTGTTCCTGATACTGATCCCGGTGCTGCTGTTCACCCTGGCGCGCAATCTGGACTGGAACGAGGTGCGCCAGTCGCTGCTGGCATACCGGCCCTCAACCCTGGCCCTCGGCCTGTTGCTGGCGCTGTGCAGCTACCTGGTGTTCGCCAGCTACGACTTGCTCGCCCGTGCCTACACCGGCCACCGCCTGCCTGCCCGTCAGGTGCTGCCAGTGGCATTTGTCTGCTACGCATTCAACCTCAGCTTCACCACCTGGGTCGGTGGCGTGGCCCTGCGCTACCGCCTGTACGGCAGGCTGGGGCTGGATACCGCGACCATCACCCGCATCCTCACCTTGGGCCTGTTGACCAACTGGATGGGCTATTTGCTGCTGGCCGGCACGGTGTTCGCCTTGGGCCTGGTCAAGCTGCCCGAAAGCTGGGCGGTGGGTTCTGGCGGCTTGCGCCTGATTGGCATGTTGATGGTGGCGGTCGCGGTGGCTTACCTGCTCGCATGCGCCTTCGCCAAGCGGCGCACGTGGAGCCTGCGCGGCCATGATGTAACCCTGCCGAGCCTGCGCCTTGCGCTGTGCCAGGTGACGCTGGGCGCAAGCAACTGGGCGCTGATGGCTGCACTGATCCACCTGCTGCTGCCGCCGGAGCTGATGTATCCCTCCGTGCTGGGCGTATTGCTGATCAGTTGCGTGGCTGGCGTAGTGGCGCATATTCCCGCCGGCCTCGGCGTGCTAGAGACCGTGTTCCTTGCCCTGCTCCACGGCCAGATCGGCCAGGGGACCCTGGTCGCGGCACTGCTAGGCTATCGGACCTTGTACTACCTGATCCCGCTGCTGTTGGCGGTGGTCACCTACCTGATCCTCGAAAAGCGTGCCAAGGCGTTGCGCCAGCAGGCCGGGCTGGCTGCCGAGAAACGCTGA
- a CDS encoding energy transducer TonB, whose amino-acid sequence MSNLTFDPASWRDHGVAFGVACALHAGLAYLLFNLSHTPELAAVPAAVIHTQLVSLPAPVVVPELPAPEPEIQPVVEKPSSPPPKAQAPVVDEAALALRRVQQQKRDLQHKRDQQQRQEQEQARKQREEAERREQQLAQQEQARQQQAREAAAQARAAAEAASRQYLPIAKEAPDYPQRALDRNIEGECTVAYTVTPQGQVSDPQVVGQCHPLFVKPSLAAAKRFRYQPRVVNGQAVAVANVKNTFTYKIR is encoded by the coding sequence ATGAGCAACCTGACTTTTGACCCTGCCAGCTGGCGCGACCACGGTGTGGCGTTTGGCGTGGCGTGCGCCTTGCACGCGGGGTTGGCCTACCTGCTGTTCAACCTGTCGCATACGCCAGAGCTTGCGGCTGTACCAGCGGCCGTGATCCACACCCAGCTGGTGAGCTTGCCGGCACCCGTAGTGGTGCCTGAGCTGCCAGCGCCTGAGCCCGAGATCCAGCCTGTTGTCGAGAAACCTTCGTCGCCGCCACCAAAAGCCCAGGCACCGGTCGTGGATGAGGCAGCGTTGGCCCTCAGGCGTGTGCAGCAGCAAAAGCGCGACCTGCAACACAAGCGCGATCAACAACAGCGCCAGGAACAGGAGCAGGCCCGCAAGCAGCGCGAAGAGGCTGAGCGGCGCGAGCAGCAACTGGCGCAGCAAGAGCAGGCACGCCAGCAGCAGGCGCGAGAGGCTGCTGCCCAGGCCCGTGCGGCAGCCGAGGCGGCCAGCCGGCAGTACCTGCCCATCGCCAAGGAGGCCCCGGATTACCCGCAACGGGCGCTGGATCGCAATATCGAGGGGGAATGCACGGTCGCCTACACAGTCACGCCGCAAGGCCAGGTCAGTGACCCGCAGGTGGTCGGCCAGTGCCATCCGTTGTTCGTCAAACCGTCGCTGGCAGCGGCGAAGCGCTTCCGTTACCAGCCCCGGGTGGTGAACGGGCAGGCGGTGGCGGTGGCCAACGTGAAAAATACCTTCACCTACAAGATTCGATGA
- the tolR gene encoding protein TolR, translating to MLARPVRKHGLKAEMNVVPYIDVMLVLLVIFMITAPMLVQGVQIELPKVAAEALPAPGQQRIVTLSVKADGSFYWNLGSEVDTRSQTDSAVDTAQMRDKIAAIVAQDPQTQVYLRADRNTEYAAVVAGIAELQRGGVSRLGLITEAP from the coding sequence ATGCTCGCCAGACCCGTCCGTAAGCATGGCCTGAAGGCCGAAATGAACGTGGTGCCGTACATCGATGTGATGCTGGTGCTGCTGGTGATCTTCATGATCACTGCACCGATGCTGGTGCAAGGCGTGCAGATCGAGCTGCCCAAGGTGGCCGCCGAGGCGCTGCCGGCACCCGGCCAGCAGCGCATCGTCACGCTCTCGGTGAAGGCCGATGGCAGCTTCTACTGGAACCTGGGCAGCGAGGTCGACACCCGTAGCCAGACCGACAGCGCCGTCGACACCGCACAGATGCGCGACAAGATTGCAGCTATCGTCGCCCAGGACCCGCAGACCCAGGTGTACCTGCGCGCCGACCGCAACACCGAATACGCCGCAGTGGTGGCCGGTATCGCCGAGTTGCAACGCGGCGGGGTCAGCCGCCTGGGCCTGATCACCGAGGCGCCGTGA
- the tolQ gene encoding protein TolQ, giving the protein MQTPTPLEHTTVWGLVSEASLVVQAVMLCLALASLLSWYLIIQRGSRLRRSEAHSRAFLKQFRESEVGQLYQGIKAQQPHPDAGLQQLFVSGYQAFQQLQSGQQPDSVLEGVERSLLVTIAEQEERLEQGLPFLATVGSVSPYIGLFGTVWGIMNSFLGLSQVQQATLSTVAPGIAEALIATAIGLFAAIPAVMAYNRYSARSQTLISRYYAFGNELQGRLQRRLQGHASNLAAAA; this is encoded by the coding sequence ATGCAAACCCCAACTCCGCTCGAACACACCACCGTCTGGGGCCTGGTCAGCGAAGCCAGCCTGGTGGTCCAGGCCGTCATGCTGTGCCTGGCCCTGGCCTCGCTGCTCAGCTGGTACCTGATCATCCAGCGTGGCAGCCGTCTGCGGCGTAGCGAAGCGCACAGCCGGGCATTTCTCAAGCAGTTCCGCGAAAGCGAAGTCGGCCAGCTGTATCAGGGCATCAAGGCGCAACAGCCTCACCCCGATGCCGGGCTGCAGCAGCTTTTCGTTTCCGGCTACCAGGCGTTCCAGCAGCTGCAATCTGGCCAGCAGCCCGACAGCGTGCTGGAAGGCGTCGAACGCAGCCTGCTGGTGACCATCGCCGAGCAGGAAGAGCGCCTGGAGCAGGGCTTGCCGTTCCTGGCCACGGTCGGCTCGGTCAGCCCCTACATCGGCCTGTTCGGAACCGTGTGGGGCATCATGAATTCGTTCCTGGGTTTGTCCCAGGTGCAGCAGGCGACCCTGTCGACCGTGGCCCCCGGTATTGCCGAAGCGCTGATCGCCACCGCCATAGGCCTGTTTGCGGCGATTCCGGCAGTGATGGCCTACAACCGTTACTCGGCGCGCAGCCAGACCTTGATCAGCCGCTACTACGCCTTTGGCAACGAACTGCAAGGCCGCCTGCAACGGCGTTTGCAGGGCCACGCCAGCAACCTGGCGGCAGCGGCCTGA